A single region of the Ziziphus jujuba cultivar Dongzao chromosome 10, ASM3175591v1 genome encodes:
- the LOC107410871 gene encoding uncharacterized protein LOC107410871 produces MRKEDTVKLISAEGFEFVIHKDAAMVSQTIRNMLTSPGSFAETEHGEVTFPEISTTILEKICKYFYWNLQFASGKETEFHIEPELTLELMMAANYLHT; encoded by the exons ATGAGGAAGGAAGACACTGTGAAGCTGATCAGCGCCGAGGGTTTCGAATTCGTAATCCACAAAGACGCCGCCATGGTTTCTCAGACCATCCGCAACATGCTTACCTCTcccg ggAGTTTTGCCGAAACGGAGCATGGGGAGGTGACCTTCCCCGAGATAAGCACAACTATTCTTGAGAAGATCTGCAAGTATTTCTATTGGAATCTTCAATTTGCCAG TGGGAAGGAGACTGAATTCCATATTGAACCTGAACTGACTCTAGAGTTGATGATGGCTGCCAATTATCTCCACACATGA
- the LOC125420973 gene encoding putative F-box protein At4g17565, whose protein sequence is MATKRCLRAELQPNWLDLPNEIIELMMTKLPSVDVIRFKGVCLSWYAATNSYISTHWSSNNSDNQSPWLMLPTGQNDSYTYLFNFAEQKHYKVKNVFQRLGDHYHKPRCVGSSFGWLIIFDENCNACLLNPFSGAQIELPSTEDLGGSEYVPVTKAILLSDPSSSCTKSFTIIIIYCDGILAFYSHIGDHDNDNKNNNINNTWTDFCNDPRLYCDMIYHDSMLYALEHYERGHGCVEVWDLHRDFPKKITRIIHPTKLPEFARLYLAESLGDILYVLRITTNHDDDNHPDYKDEYFIYKLNYCARRWEKVKSLRGQTLFLGGNKLLSLCARDFPEWEQNSLYITYRFPFDLFADGDQYFRDVGKVGVYNFDKKSLRPDIKFNIDHLTDERCFTPFWIVLSDGEKRTRYDRGEDLEDMGMGDGDGGGFNPLTVHVYI, encoded by the exons ATGGCCACCAAGAGATGTTTACGAGCAGAATTACAACCAAACTGGTTGGATCTTCCAAACGAAATCATTGAATTAATGATGACCAAGTTGCCGTCCGTGGATGTCATCCGCTTCAAAGGTGTTTGTTTATCTTGGTATGCAGCTACGAACTCGTATATTTCTACCCATTGGTCTTCTAATAATTCTGATAATCAATCTCCATGGCTGATGCTTCCTACTGGACAAAACGACAGCTATACCTACTTGTTTAATTTCGCAGAGCAAAAGCATTACAAGGTAAAGAACGTGTTCCAAAGGCTTGGTGATCACTATCATAAACCTCGATGTGTTGGATCTTCATTCGGGTGGCTCAtaatttttgatgaaaattgcaATGCATGTCTTCTCAATCCCTTTTCAGGAGCTCAAATCGAACTCCCATCCACCGAAGATCTCGGCGGCAGTGAGTACGTTCCTGTTACTAAAGCCATCCTCTTGTCGGATCCATCTAGTAGTTGTACTAAAAGCTTTACaatcataattatatattgtGATGGAATACTTGCATTCTACAGCCACATTGGAGAccatgataatgataataagaataataatattaataatacatgGACTGATTTTTGTAACGACCCGAGATTATATTGTGATATGATATACCACGACAGTATGCTCTATGCATTGGAGCACTATGAGCGTGGTCATGGTTGCGTCGAAGTTTGGGATCTTCACCGTGATTTTCCCAAGAAAATTACAAGAATTATACACCCTACCAAGTTGCCAGAGTTTGCTAGATTGTATTTGGCAGAATCATTAGGCGACATCTTGTACGTGCTTCGGATTACTACCAATCATGATGATGATAATCATCCAGACTACAaagatgaatattttatatacaagCTGAATTATTGTGCCAGAAGATGGGAAAAAGTGAAATCTTTAAGGGGTCAAACTCTGTTTTTAGGTGGAAACAAGTTGTTATCACTGTGTGCTCGAGACTTTCCAGAATGGGAGCAAAATTCATTATACATCACCTATCGGTTTCCATTTGATTTGTTCGCTGATGGTGATCAATATTTTCGTGATGTTGGTAAAGTTGGAGTGTATAACTTTGATAAAAAATCTCTCAGGCCTGAcatcaaatttaatattgatcATTTAACAGATGAGAGATGCTTCACACCCTTTTGGATT GTTCTTAGTGATGGAGAAAAGCGCACTAGATACGATAGAGGAGAAGACCTTGAAGATATGGGTATGGGTGACGGTGATGGTGGTGGTTTTAACCCTTTAACAGTTCATGTTTACATTTGA